The Nesterenkonia xinjiangensis genome contains a region encoding:
- a CDS encoding 4-hydroxy-3-methylbut-2-enyl diphosphate reductase — MTTRATPEAPSRSGHISVPMPMVPRQRRSPEEVAAASSFSGDRKVLLAAPRGYCAGVDRAVVAVEKALERYGPPVYVRKEIVHNRHVVDTLTEKGVVFVEEADEVPEGELLVFSAHGVSPAVKQAASDRNLQTIDATCPLVTKVHREAVRFTTKDDFHILLIGHDGHEEVEGTFGHAPENTTIVNGPWEVDQIEVPDPDKLIWLSQTTLSVDEAMETVQKLKERFPNLQDPPSDDICYATSNRQAAIKKVSPETDLVIVVGSANSSNSVRLKEVATEYGARRAERVDFANQVDEAWFEDAQTIGVTSGASVPEVLVQDVLRLLADYGYDDVEEVVTAEEDIIFSLPKEIRKALQEVGDGEGARGGNRSKSRS; from the coding sequence ATGACTACCCGTGCGACTCCCGAAGCTCCTTCGCGCTCCGGGCACATCTCCGTGCCCATGCCGATGGTGCCGCGCCAGCGCCGCAGCCCCGAGGAGGTGGCGGCGGCCTCGTCGTTCTCCGGGGACCGGAAGGTCCTGCTGGCGGCGCCGCGCGGCTACTGCGCCGGGGTGGACCGAGCGGTGGTGGCGGTGGAGAAGGCCCTTGAGCGCTATGGTCCGCCCGTCTATGTGCGCAAGGAGATCGTGCACAACCGCCATGTGGTCGACACACTCACCGAGAAGGGCGTGGTCTTCGTGGAGGAGGCCGATGAGGTCCCCGAGGGCGAGCTGCTGGTCTTCTCGGCCCACGGCGTCTCCCCTGCGGTGAAGCAGGCCGCGTCCGACCGCAACCTGCAGACCATCGATGCGACCTGTCCGCTGGTGACGAAGGTCCATCGGGAGGCGGTGCGTTTCACCACCAAGGACGACTTCCACATCCTGCTCATCGGCCACGACGGCCATGAGGAGGTCGAGGGGACCTTTGGGCACGCTCCGGAGAACACGACGATCGTGAACGGCCCGTGGGAGGTCGACCAGATCGAGGTTCCGGATCCGGACAAGCTCATCTGGCTGTCGCAGACCACGCTCTCGGTGGATGAGGCCATGGAGACGGTCCAGAAGCTCAAGGAGCGGTTCCCCAACCTGCAGGACCCGCCCAGCGATGACATCTGCTACGCCACCTCCAACCGGCAGGCGGCCATCAAGAAGGTCTCGCCGGAGACTGACCTGGTGATCGTGGTCGGCTCGGCCAACTCCTCGAACTCGGTGCGGCTGAAAGAGGTCGCCACGGAGTACGGAGCGCGCCGGGCCGAGCGGGTGGACTTCGCCAACCAGGTCGATGAGGCCTGGTTCGAGGACGCCCAGACCATCGGCGTCACCTCGGGCGCCTCAGTGCCGGAGGTCCTCGTCCAGGACGTGCTGCGCCTGCTGGCGGACTACGGCTACGACGACGTCGAAGAGGTCGTCACCGCTGAGGAGGACATCATCTTCAGCCTCCCCAAGGAGATCCGCAAGGCGCTCCAGGAGGTCGGCGACGGCGAGGGCGCCCGCGGCGGCAATCGCTCCAAGTCCAGGAGCTGA